Proteins encoded by one window of Chryseobacterium aquaeductus:
- a CDS encoding bile acid:sodium symporter family protein: protein MELIDILVASVLILIMFGIGVSLNWKDTSNVLSSSKPLIVALISQMILLPAIAFALCSIIDIPNYIKVGIVILAASPGGTTAGFITYLFKGNTALSIILTTINAILTIFTIPVLVNFALKLYYGSTTEFHLPFKDTMIEIFVLTAIPASLGILLRTRNQNLAEKIGKYAKPVLIILLGFVFLLKFFGGQGRAGITHAEIIEILPSALLLNIVCFSTGFLMAKLFRLGYKNEISLSVESAVHNTTMAFLISGTLLHDEQFGKVSLVYAMFSFWTALLYCFIISKLQTNAKQS from the coding sequence ATGGAATTAATAGATATTTTGGTCGCATCGGTATTAATACTGATTATGTTTGGTATTGGTGTTTCTCTAAACTGGAAAGACACGTCAAACGTACTGTCATCATCCAAACCTTTAATTGTTGCATTAATATCACAGATGATTTTGTTGCCTGCAATAGCTTTTGCATTGTGTAGCATTATTGATATTCCTAATTATATCAAAGTTGGAATTGTAATTTTGGCAGCAAGTCCAGGTGGAACAACAGCCGGTTTTATTACTTATCTTTTCAAAGGCAATACGGCACTTTCCATCATTCTTACCACTATAAATGCTATCCTTACCATTTTTACGATTCCTGTACTTGTCAATTTTGCACTGAAACTCTATTACGGAAGTACCACAGAATTTCATCTTCCCTTTAAAGATACCATGATTGAAATCTTTGTATTGACTGCTATTCCTGCATCTTTAGGGATTCTGTTACGAACAAGAAATCAAAATCTTGCTGAAAAAATAGGAAAATATGCCAAACCTGTTCTAATCATTCTTTTAGGATTTGTTTTTCTACTAAAATTTTTCGGTGGACAGGGTAGAGCAGGAATAACCCATGCGGAAATTATCGAAATACTTCCGTCTGCTTTACTTTTAAATATCGTTTGCTTTTCAACGGGATTTTTAATGGCAAAATTGTTCAGACTTGGATATAAAAATGAAATTAGTCTTTCCGTAGAAAGTGCAGTCCACAATACCACTATGGCTTTCTTAATCTCCGGAACATTACTTCACGACGAACAATTTGGGAAGGTTTCATTGGTTTATGCTATGTTTTCATTCTGGACAGCCTTGCTATATTGTTTCATCATCTCAAAGTTACAAACGAATGCAAAACAGTCTTAA
- a CDS encoding helix-turn-helix domain-containing protein, translated as MIGNKIKNIRELKNLTQEYVAEKLDISQAAYSKIEKSSKLPDEKLQQIAEVLEVKPEDIKEFDSQKYFNSVGDVEGNYSGSIIVGLGREDVDLIKKLYEDKIVLLEELLNQQKKIVQKYESKYGEL; from the coding sequence ATGATTGGAAACAAAATAAAAAACATAAGAGAACTTAAAAATCTAACACAAGAATATGTGGCAGAAAAGCTTGACATCAGCCAAGCTGCCTATTCCAAAATAGAAAAAAGTTCAAAGTTACCAGATGAAAAATTACAGCAGATTGCTGAAGTTTTGGAAGTGAAACCTGAAGATATTAAAGAGTTTGACAGCCAGAAATATTTTAATAGTGTAGGCGATGTAGAAGGGAATTATAGCGGAAGTATTATTGTGGGATTAGGAAGAGAAGATGTGGATTTGATAAAAAAACTTTATGAAGATAAGATAGTACTGTTGGAAGAACTATTAAACCAACAGAAAAAGATAGTACAGAAATACGAATCAAAATACGGAGAGCTTTAA
- a CDS encoding type IV secretion system DNA-binding domain-containing protein — translation MNSTIQFWNKTSFLWKIRIQEPYLLAGNYLLGGHPSGRDALLSERIKTIDKNLARLDKSSIHYRKELQKRFLTFKEFEEMRTKKTVNKEKLERTVSVSPAFDYWNLLLKHPKFLPPFTGDDEHDYQKLLSLCLPSLHALFFAPKPVPFPVSALDRHCFLSGRTGSGKTEFMKTIAYQIQHQSQLKQQFSLILLDPHGDLSESLLGFRINLQKPDRVWYIDPQLENGKIPCINPFWQRVAEPFLIDVMSQQFAKAFSELIPEAGMSLQMEALLKPCLSVLLERGGCGLSDLQVFMDDTQNAKWVELGKKSAFQVYRKFFETAFLSKKYAPTKLAIYTRLQHLQNNMMFYHMMNGKSNIDLKKGMQEGRIILFNLSKGKLGEDASRALGRFISATILSIVFQRAFESEHSRKPCYLFIDEFHNFTTESGSIQTIFSEARKYKLRLIVGTQSVGQIPLSLKNSVLNNSAVKLAGINGLPALKELAGDFGVSYSAMQSLLPYEFYLKHDHFPAVKIKSPDFLIKQPKRYFCNKEELKKLKAYLLSESGIYRDIMNVNPIQTQTQFQNKSQNQPNQSILNPVHSPTLIPSKTQSDSENTTHETINPASDSETTTSPTSDSLTTENSETVPQNSTESSGSIKPKFHL, via the coding sequence ATGAATTCAACAATTCAATTCTGGAACAAAACTTCTTTTCTATGGAAAATTAGAATCCAAGAACCTTATCTACTTGCTGGAAACTATTTGCTCGGAGGACATCCTTCGGGTCGGGATGCTTTACTTTCAGAACGAATAAAAACAATCGATAAAAATCTTGCCCGACTGGATAAAAGCTCGATTCATTACCGTAAAGAACTTCAAAAAAGATTTCTGACCTTCAAGGAATTTGAAGAAATGAGAACCAAGAAAACGGTAAACAAAGAAAAATTGGAAAGAACAGTATCCGTTTCACCGGCTTTCGATTATTGGAATCTCCTGTTAAAACACCCGAAATTTTTACCTCCTTTTACCGGCGATGATGAACACGACTATCAAAAACTTCTTTCACTTTGTCTTCCTTCGCTACACGCATTATTTTTTGCGCCAAAGCCTGTCCCATTTCCCGTTTCCGCTTTAGACAGGCATTGTTTCCTTAGCGGTAGGACAGGTAGTGGGAAAACGGAATTTATGAAAACGATTGCCTACCAGATCCAGCATCAATCCCAATTGAAACAGCAATTCTCATTAATTCTCCTCGACCCACACGGAGATCTATCTGAAAGCTTATTAGGTTTCCGTATCAATCTTCAAAAGCCCGACCGTGTTTGGTATATTGATCCGCAGTTAGAAAATGGAAAAATTCCCTGCATTAATCCATTTTGGCAGCGTGTCGCTGAACCCTTCTTAATTGACGTAATGTCCCAACAATTTGCCAAAGCATTTTCAGAATTAATTCCCGAAGCCGGAATGTCTCTCCAAATGGAGGCTTTGCTTAAACCTTGCCTTTCTGTTTTGCTTGAAAGAGGAGGATGCGGATTATCCGACCTACAGGTCTTTATGGATGATACCCAAAATGCAAAATGGGTGGAATTGGGAAAGAAATCGGCATTTCAGGTCTACCGTAAGTTTTTTGAAACAGCATTCCTCAGTAAGAAGTATGCTCCCACCAAACTGGCAATCTATACAAGATTACAACATCTCCAGAACAATATGATGTTTTACCACATGATGAACGGAAAAAGCAATATTGACCTAAAGAAAGGAATGCAGGAAGGCAGGATAATCCTGTTTAATTTATCCAAAGGAAAATTGGGAGAAGATGCGAGCAGAGCACTCGGAAGATTTATTTCGGCAACAATTCTGAGCATTGTCTTTCAAAGAGCATTCGAATCCGAACATTCAAGAAAACCCTGTTATCTGTTTATTGATGAATTTCACAATTTCACGACAGAAAGTGGAAGCATCCAAACGATATTTTCAGAGGCTAGGAAGTACAAACTCCGTTTGATCGTTGGAACACAAAGTGTCGGTCAGATACCATTATCATTAAAGAATTCAGTTTTGAATAACTCGGCTGTTAAATTGGCGGGAATCAATGGTTTGCCTGCTCTTAAAGAATTGGCAGGGGATTTTGGAGTTTCTTATTCAGCAATGCAGAGTCTTTTACCCTACGAATTCTATTTAAAGCACGATCATTTTCCTGCGGTAAAAATTAAAAGCCCCGATTTTCTGATTAAACAGCCGAAAAGATATTTTTGCAACAAGGAAGAACTTAAGAAATTGAAAGCTTATTTGTTGTCCGAATCGGGAATTTACAGAGACATCATGAATGTCAATCCAATTCAAACACAAACGCAGTTTCAAAATAAAAGTCAGAATCAACCGAACCAATCTATACTCAATCCGGTTCATTCCCCAACTTTGATTCCTTCAAAAACCCAATCGGATTCAGAAAATACAACTCATGAAACGATAAATCCGGCATCAGATTCCGAAACTACAACTTCTCCAACATCGGATTCTCTGACAACAGAGAATTCTGAAACCGTACCTCAAAATTCCACAGAGTCCAGCGGAAGTATTAAACCTAAGTTTCATTTATAA